One Mycolicibacterium fallax genomic window, AGCACCTGGAGCAGTTGACCGTGCTCGCCGAGACCTTCCCGGACGCGACGTTCGTGCTCACCCACCGCGATCCGGTGGAGGTGATCCGCTCGATGGCCACCATGATCGTCTACGCATCCCGAATGGCGTGCAGCACAACGAATCCCGCCGCGCTGGCGGCCTACTGGTGCAACCGCGCCGACGACCTGCTGTCGGGCTGCCTGCGCGACCGTGACGCGCTGCCGCCGGATCGCACCGTCGACATCCGGTTCGACGACTTCATGGCCGACGAAATGGGCACGTTGGCAAGCATCTACCAGCTCGCCGGACAACCGTTCGACGACGAGGTACGGACCGCGATGGCAGACTTCCTGGCCGCCAACCCGCGCGGGCGATACGGCGGCGTCGAGTACGACCTGGCCGGCCTTGGCCTGGACGCCGAGGTGATCGCCGCCCGGCTGGCCGACTACCGCCGGCGTTTCGTCGCCAACGATGAGGAGCAGCCGTGACCGAAGCCATCGAGGCGACCGCCTGGGTCGCCACCGCCCTGGGTGAACCCGAGCAGGTGCTGCGCAGCCAGCAGGTCGAGGTCCGCGCCCCCGGTCCCGGTGAGGTCCGGGTCGCCGTCGACGCGTTCTGCCTGAACTTCAACGACATCGACATCATCCGCGGCCGCTACACCACCCTGCCGCTGCCCGCCCCGTTCGTGCCGGGGATGGAGAGCGTCGGGGTGGTGGAAAGCGCGGGCCCCGGCGCCGAGCACTGGGTCGGCCGGCGCATCGTCGGGATCCCGGTGATGGCCTTCGGCGGCTACGCCTCCTACGCCATCGTCGACGCCGCCACCGCGCTGGACCTGCCGGACTGGATCAGTGACGTCGACGGCGCGGCGCTGCACTACCCGTTCCACCTCGGCTGGTTCGCGCTGACCGAACGCGGCCGGTTGCAGCCGGGCCAGACGCTGCTGGTGCACGCCGCCGCCGGTGGCACCGGATCCGGGGCGCTGGTGCTCGGCAAGGCGCTCGGCGCCCGCGTCATCGCCACCGCGGGCAGCGACGAGAAGGTGCGGTTCTGCCGCGAGCTCGGCGCCGACCACGCCATCAACTACCGCGACGAGGACTGGGTCGAGCAGGTGATGGAGCTGACCTACGGCCGCGGTGTGGACGTCGCCTTCGATGCGGTCGGCGGCGGCGTCACGGTGCAGACCTTCAAGTGCATGGGCTACAACGGCCGGCACCTGATGGTCGGCTTCGCCGAGGACATCGCGCTGGAGGACGGCGACTACCTGTCGCCGCGCCCGCTCGCCTACGGCAACTTCGACCTGTGCGGGGTGTGCCTGGTCTACGTCAACGACCCGCTGGCCATCCGGCGCACCCTCGGGTTCAACTGGCCGGCCCGCTCGGCCGGCCTGGAGGCCCACGTGCGGATCCTGGAGTTGATCCGCACCGGCGCGATCCACACCGTGGTCGGCGAGGAGCTCGATTGGGCGGACCTGCCCGCCGCGCTGACCCGGATGGCCGACCGTCGGACCACCGGCCGGTTGGTGGTCCGCACCGGCGCGCACCACCGGACTCCGCCGAAGATCACACCCCCGCTACTCCGGTAACGGTGTTCCGGGGTGCGGCGAGCGGGTCTAATTGATGCCATGCAGCTGATGTCGCCCCCGGACGCCATGTTCCTGATCGCCGAATCGCGGGAGCATCCGATGCACGTCGGCGGCCTGCAGCTGTTCGAGCCGCCGGAGGGCGCCGGGCCGGAGTTCCTGATGGACCTGCACGCCCAGATGCTCGAGCACACCCATTTCGACCCGACCTTCCGCAAACACCCGGCGACCGTGCTGGGCGGCATCGTCGACATGGGCTGGACCGTCGACGACGAGGTCGACTTCGAGTACCACCTGCGCCGCTCGGCGCTGCCCAGCCCGGGCCGGGTCCGCGACCTGCTGGAACTCACCGGGCGGCTGCACGGCAGCCTGCTGGACCGGCACCGCCCGCTGTGGGAATCGCACCTGATCGAGGGCCTCAACGACGGCCGGTTCGCGCTGTACACCAAGGTGCACCACGCGCTGCTCGACGGTGTTTCGGCCAGCCGGATGTTGCAGCGAACGCTGTCCGACGACCCGAACGACACCAAGGTCCGAGTGCCGTGGGATCTGCCGCAGAGCCGGCGGGCGGCCCGCGACGACGACGCCGGCAGGTCGCTGCTGGGGATGGCGACCGGCGTGGTCGGCACCGCGCTGGGCTTCGCGCCGTCGACGCTGAAGGTGGCCCGCGCGGCGATGCTGGACAACCAGCTGACCCTGCCGTTCCAGGCCCCGCGCACCATGTTCAACGTCAAGATCGGCGGGGCCCGGCGGTTCGCCGCGCAGTCCTGGCCGCTGGAGCGAATCCGCCGGATCAAGTCCGCCGCCGGCGTCACCGTCAACGATGTGGTGCTGGCGATGTGCGCCGGTGCGCTGCGCGCCTACCTGGCCGAGGAGAACGCGCTGCCGGACGCCCCGCTGATCGCGATGGTCCCGATGAACCTGCGGGAGGACGCCGAGGGCGCCGGCGGCAACCAGGTCGGCGCGCTGCTGTGCAACCTGGGCACCGACCTCGCCGACCCGCAGGAGCGGCTGCGCACCGTCAGTGCCTCGATGCGCGACAACAAGTCGGTGTTCGCCGGGCTGCCGAAGCTGGAGACCCTGGCGCTGTCGGCGATCAACATCGCCGCGCTGGGCCTGGGCGCCGTGCCGGGGTTCGTCTCCACCGCGCCGCCGCCGTTCAACCTCGTCATCTCCAACGTGCCGGGACCGCGGGAGCAGCTGTACTGGAGCGGCGCCAAACTGGTCGGCAACTACCCGGTGTCGATCGTGCTGGACAACCTGGCGCTGAACATCACCCTGGCCAACAACGCCGGGAACCTGGAGTTCGGGCTGATCGGCTGCCGGCGCAGCGTGCCGCATCTGCAGCGACTGCTCACCCACCTGGAGGACGCCCTGGTCGCCCTGGAGGAGACCAGCTGAGATGTCGGCCCGCAGCGCCGGGATCCTGCTGCACCGGGTGCGCGACGGCCGGCGGCAGGTGCTGATCGTGCATCCGGGCGGACCGTGGTGGGCCGGCCGGGACGCCGGTGCCTGGTCGATTCCCAAGGGTGAGTTCCTACCGCCGGAGGATCCGTGGACCGCGGCGCGCCGGGAGTTCGCCGAGGAGATCGCCCTGCCGGTGCCCGACGGGGACGTGCTGGACCTGGGGGAGGTGCGGCTGGCCTCCGGCAAGCGGGTGCACGCCTTCGCCGTCGATGCCGAGTTGGATCTCACCGGGCATCGGGTCGCCGAGGTGAGCAACACCTTCGAACTGCACGGCCGGCGCTACCCGGAGATCGACCGGGCGGAGTGGGTCGATCTCGATGTTGCCCGGGTCCGGCTCAATGCCGCGCAGGTGCCGCTGC contains:
- a CDS encoding NADPH:quinone oxidoreductase family protein; the protein is MTEAIEATAWVATALGEPEQVLRSQQVEVRAPGPGEVRVAVDAFCLNFNDIDIIRGRYTTLPLPAPFVPGMESVGVVESAGPGAEHWVGRRIVGIPVMAFGGYASYAIVDAATALDLPDWISDVDGAALHYPFHLGWFALTERGRLQPGQTLLVHAAAGGTGSGALVLGKALGARVIATAGSDEKVRFCRELGADHAINYRDEDWVEQVMELTYGRGVDVAFDAVGGGVTVQTFKCMGYNGRHLMVGFAEDIALEDGDYLSPRPLAYGNFDLCGVCLVYVNDPLAIRRTLGFNWPARSAGLEAHVRILELIRTGAIHTVVGEELDWADLPAALTRMADRRTTGRLVVRTGAHHRTPPKITPPLLR
- a CDS encoding WS/DGAT/MGAT family O-acyltransferase, whose translation is MQLMSPPDAMFLIAESREHPMHVGGLQLFEPPEGAGPEFLMDLHAQMLEHTHFDPTFRKHPATVLGGIVDMGWTVDDEVDFEYHLRRSALPSPGRVRDLLELTGRLHGSLLDRHRPLWESHLIEGLNDGRFALYTKVHHALLDGVSASRMLQRTLSDDPNDTKVRVPWDLPQSRRAARDDDAGRSLLGMATGVVGTALGFAPSTLKVARAAMLDNQLTLPFQAPRTMFNVKIGGARRFAAQSWPLERIRRIKSAAGVTVNDVVLAMCAGALRAYLAEENALPDAPLIAMVPMNLREDAEGAGGNQVGALLCNLGTDLADPQERLRTVSASMRDNKSVFAGLPKLETLALSAINIAALGLGAVPGFVSTAPPPFNLVISNVPGPREQLYWSGAKLVGNYPVSIVLDNLALNITLANNAGNLEFGLIGCRRSVPHLQRLLTHLEDALVALEETS
- a CDS encoding NUDIX domain-containing protein gives rise to the protein MSARSAGILLHRVRDGRRQVLIVHPGGPWWAGRDAGAWSIPKGEFLPPEDPWTAARREFAEEIALPVPDGDVLDLGEVRLASGKRVHAFAVDAELDLTGHRVAEVSNTFELHGRRYPEIDRAEWVDLDVARVRLNAAQVPLLDRLGP